The proteins below are encoded in one region of Mycobacterium botniense:
- a CDS encoding alpha/beta hydrolase, protein MRKLSSALLSVGAVLLAAGLPPAGATGESGTGQTPNPAVPQTVAALRLDWGSCSQFLAGTTDIPTAQCATVVVPVNYDDPAGAQARLALIRIPATGRRIGSLLVNPGGPGVSAVDSVASMAADLAGTEITRHFDLVGFDPRGVGHSTPALRCRTDAEFDAYRREPMVDYSPAGVAHIEQLYQQLAQHCAERMGRGFLENVGTAAVVRDMDVIRQALGDEQINYLGFSYGTELGTAYLERFPGHVRAMVLDGAIDPSVDPVQENIEQMAGFQTAFNDYAAACARSPGCPLGTDPTQWVNRYHQLVDPLATKPAMTADPRRLSYADATTGTIHALYAPQLWKYLTSGLLALQRGTDADDLLALADDYQGRDAHGHYSNEQDAFNAIRCVDAPSPPDPAAWVGADRQIRQAAPFLSYGQFTGFAPRDLCAMWPVPATSVPHAAAAVAPGKVVVVSTTHDPATPYRAGVNLARQLGAPLITYRGTQHTAVFNGDACVDTAVVGYLVGRQLPPEGLHC, encoded by the coding sequence ATGAGAAAGCTGAGCTCAGCGCTGCTTTCTGTGGGGGCGGTGCTGCTGGCGGCCGGGCTGCCGCCGGCCGGCGCGACCGGCGAGTCGGGGACAGGCCAGACCCCGAACCCGGCGGTACCGCAGACGGTTGCAGCACTGCGGCTGGACTGGGGCAGTTGTTCGCAGTTTTTGGCCGGCACCACCGACATTCCCACCGCGCAATGCGCCACCGTGGTGGTCCCCGTCAATTACGACGACCCCGCTGGCGCGCAAGCCCGGCTCGCGCTGATCCGCATTCCCGCAACTGGGCGCCGGATCGGGTCGCTGCTCGTCAATCCCGGCGGGCCGGGGGTGTCTGCGGTTGACAGCGTGGCCAGCATGGCCGCCGACCTGGCCGGCACCGAGATCACCCGTCACTTCGACCTGGTGGGGTTTGATCCGCGCGGAGTTGGGCACTCCACACCGGCGCTGCGTTGCCGCACCGATGCCGAGTTCGACGCCTATCGCCGCGAACCCATGGTTGACTACAGCCCGGCCGGGGTTGCCCACATCGAGCAGCTCTACCAGCAGCTGGCCCAACACTGCGCCGAACGGATGGGCCGGGGATTCCTGGAAAACGTCGGCACCGCTGCCGTCGTGCGGGACATGGACGTCATCCGTCAGGCGCTGGGCGACGAGCAGATCAACTATCTGGGCTTCAGTTACGGCACCGAGCTGGGCACGGCCTATCTCGAGCGGTTCCCCGGCCACGTGCGGGCGATGGTGCTCGACGGCGCCATCGACCCCAGCGTGGACCCGGTGCAGGAAAACATCGAGCAGATGGCCGGCTTTCAGACGGCGTTTAACGATTACGCGGCAGCCTGCGCCCGTTCCCCCGGCTGCCCGCTGGGCACCGACCCAACCCAGTGGGTAAACCGTTACCACCAGCTCGTCGACCCGCTGGCCACCAAGCCCGCTATGACGGCGGATCCGCGGCGGCTCAGCTACGCCGACGCGACAACTGGAACCATCCACGCGCTGTATGCCCCGCAGCTGTGGAAGTATCTGACCAGCGGGCTGCTGGCGCTGCAGCGCGGCACCGACGCTGATGACCTGCTCGCGCTGGCCGATGACTACCAGGGCCGCGATGCGCACGGGCACTATAGCAACGAGCAGGATGCGTTCAACGCGATCCGGTGCGTCGACGCACCGTCGCCGCCCGATCCGGCGGCCTGGGTGGGCGCGGACCGGCAGATCCGCCAAGCCGCCCCGTTTTTGTCCTACGGCCAATTCACCGGATTCGCCCCGCGTGATCTGTGCGCGATGTGGCCGGTGCCGGCGACATCCGTGCCGCACGCTGCAGCGGCGGTCGCTCCCGGCAAAGTTGTCGTGGTCTCCACCACCCACGACCCCGCCACACCGTATCGGGCCGGCGTCAATCTGGCCCGCCAGCTGGGCGCCCCCCTGATCACCTATCGCGGCACCCAGCACACCGCGGTGTTCAACGGGGATGCCTGTGTGGACACCGCGGTGGTGGGCTATCTTGTCGGGCGGCAGTTACCGCCGGAGGGCCTCCACTGCTAG
- a CDS encoding glutamine synthetase family protein — MDRQKEFVLRTLEERDIRFVRLWFTDVLGFLKSVAIAPAELEGAFEEGIGFDGSSIEGFARVSESDCVAHPDPSTFQVLPWTTPSGHHHSARMFCDITMPDGSPSWADPRHVLRRQLAKANDLGFSCYVHPEIEFFLLRPGPCDGSVPVPLDDAGYFDQAVHDSASNFRRNAIEALEFMGISVEFTHHEGAPGQQEIDLRFADALSMADNVMTFRYVIKEVALEEGARATFMPKPFAQYPGSAMHTHMSLFEGEVNAFHSPDDPLQLSDVAKSFIAGILEHASEISAITNQWVNSYKRLVGGGEAPTAASWGAANRSALVRVPMYTPHKTSSRRIEVRSPDSACNPYLTFAVLLAAGLRGVEKGYVLGPQAEDNVWDLTPEERRAMGYRELPSSLDSALRAMENSELVAETLGEHVFDFFLRNKRREWATYRSHVTPYELKTYLSL; from the coding sequence ATGGATCGACAAAAGGAATTCGTGCTCCGCACGCTGGAGGAACGGGATATCCGTTTCGTCCGGCTGTGGTTCACCGACGTGCTCGGGTTCCTCAAGTCGGTTGCCATCGCTCCGGCCGAACTCGAGGGAGCGTTCGAGGAAGGCATCGGTTTCGACGGGTCGTCGATTGAGGGCTTCGCCCGGGTTTCGGAATCCGATTGTGTGGCGCACCCAGACCCGTCGACCTTCCAGGTGTTGCCCTGGACCACTCCGTCGGGTCACCACCACTCGGCGCGTATGTTCTGCGACATTACGATGCCGGACGGCTCACCGTCCTGGGCAGATCCGCGTCATGTGCTGCGGCGTCAGCTGGCGAAGGCCAACGACCTGGGTTTCTCCTGCTATGTGCACCCTGAAATCGAATTCTTCCTGTTAAGACCCGGTCCCTGCGATGGCTCGGTGCCGGTGCCCCTCGACGACGCCGGCTATTTCGACCAGGCGGTGCACGACTCCGCATCCAACTTCCGCCGAAACGCAATCGAGGCGTTGGAATTCATGGGGATCTCGGTTGAGTTCACCCACCATGAAGGCGCTCCCGGGCAACAAGAGATCGACCTGCGCTTCGCTGACGCCCTGTCGATGGCCGACAACGTGATGACCTTCCGCTACGTCATCAAAGAAGTGGCCCTCGAAGAAGGCGCGCGAGCCACGTTCATGCCCAAACCATTTGCCCAGTACCCCGGTTCAGCGATGCACACCCACATGAGCCTGTTCGAGGGTGAGGTCAACGCCTTCCACAGTCCCGACGATCCGCTTCAGCTGTCGGATGTAGCCAAGTCGTTCATCGCCGGGATTCTTGAACACGCCAGCGAGATCAGCGCGATCACCAATCAGTGGGTCAACTCCTACAAGCGGCTGGTGGGCGGCGGTGAGGCCCCCACCGCCGCCTCGTGGGGGGCGGCCAACCGGTCGGCGCTGGTGCGTGTGCCGATGTACACCCCCCACAAGACCTCGTCACGGCGGATCGAGGTGCGCAGCCCCGACTCGGCGTGCAACCCCTATCTGACGTTCGCGGTGCTGCTAGCCGCCGGACTGCGCGGAGTGGAAAAAGGTTACGTTTTGGGTCCCCAGGCCGAGGACAACGTATGGGACCTCACGCCCGAGGAACGCCGCGCAATGGGATACCGCGAGCTGCCGTCCAGCCTCGACAGCGCCCTGCGAGCGATGGAAAACTCTGAGCTTGTGGCGGAAACGCTGGGCGAGCATGTTTTTGACTTCTTCCTGCGCAACAAGCGTCGTGAGTGGGCGACTTACCGCAGCCACGTCACACCCTACGAGCTGAAGACATACTTGTCGCTGTAG
- a CDS encoding bifunctional [glutamine synthetase] adenylyltransferase/[glutamine synthetase]-adenylyl-L-tyrosine phosphorylase, with product MSKPAIERPAVPSVGRLGLVDPRAGANVARLGWDSIEHVDVLWSLSRAPDADAALHALVRLAEALGAGWEELNAALLTERELRGRLFAVLGSSLALGDHLVAHPASWRLLRGDLTLPSVDQLRGTFLECVAETSSAPGLVLPRLSTLYRDRLLVLAALDVAATVENLPAPSFTTVTTHLSDLADAALAAALRVAEGIVCGQRTPPRLAVIAMGKCGARELNYVSDVDVIFVAERADWLTARLASEMMRVASQAFFTMDAGLRPEGHHGELVRTLDAHIAYYQRWAKTWEFQALLKARPAAGDPELGRQYVAALTPMVWQACEREDFVSEVRAMRRRVEQSVPAELRDRELKLGSGGLRDVEFAVQLLQLVHGRTDESLHVASTVDALGALGAGGYIGREDAENLRASYEFLRLLEHRLQLQRLKRTHLLPRFDDDEALRWLARAAHILPDGTRDAQGVLREELRRHHLRVSRLHAKLFYQPLLESIGPPGLEFTHGMTPAAAERQLAALGYEGPQSALSHLAALIGQSGRRGRVQAVLLPKLLDWLSDTPDPDGGLLAYRRLSEALAGQRWFLPTLRDESAVAKRLMRVLGTSAYVPELLMRAPEVIQQYGDGPSGPKLLDVEPGALAPSLVASASRHPDPVRAIAAIRALRRRELARIASADLLGMLDVRHVCKALTAMGTAALQAALDVVVRANLADGRRAPAAIAVIGMGRLGGGEMGYGSDADVMFVCEPAGGADDSAAVRWSTSVAEQMRALLGAPSADPPMYVDANLRPEGRSGPLVRTLGAYEAYYAQWAQPWEIQALLRASWVAGDADLGQRFLRMADKTRYPPGGVSAEAVRQIRRMKARVDAERLPRGADPNTHTKLGRGGLADIEWTVQLLQLLHAHEFPELRNTSTVETLDAIAAAGLLAEDDVDLLRQAWLTATRARNALVLVRGKPTDQLPGPGRQLNAVAAAAGWHSGDGGEFLDHYLRVTRRAKAVVRRVFGG from the coding sequence GTGTCCAAACCTGCCATCGAGCGCCCGGCGGTGCCCAGTGTCGGGCGGCTCGGGCTGGTGGACCCGCGTGCGGGCGCCAACGTGGCGCGGCTGGGGTGGGACAGCATTGAGCATGTTGACGTGCTGTGGTCGCTGTCACGGGCACCCGACGCCGACGCTGCGCTGCATGCCCTGGTGCGGCTGGCTGAGGCCCTGGGTGCCGGCTGGGAGGAGCTCAATGCCGCCCTGCTGACTGAGCGGGAACTGCGGGGGCGGCTGTTCGCGGTCTTGGGCTCGTCGCTGGCCCTTGGAGATCACCTCGTTGCGCATCCAGCGTCGTGGCGGTTGCTTCGCGGCGACCTCACATTGCCCTCGGTTGACCAGCTGCGCGGGACTTTTCTGGAATGTGTGGCCGAAACGTCAAGTGCGCCAGGGTTGGTGTTGCCCCGGCTGAGCACCCTTTACCGGGATCGGCTGCTGGTGCTGGCCGCTTTGGATGTGGCAGCGACGGTCGAGAACCTGCCGGCGCCGTCGTTCACCACCGTGACCACACATCTGTCGGATCTCGCCGACGCCGCGCTGGCCGCCGCGTTGCGGGTGGCCGAAGGAATCGTGTGCGGGCAGCGCACCCCTCCCCGCCTGGCGGTCATCGCGATGGGTAAATGCGGTGCCCGCGAATTGAATTACGTCAGCGACGTCGATGTCATCTTCGTCGCCGAGCGTGCCGACTGGCTGACCGCGCGCCTGGCCAGCGAGATGATGCGAGTGGCCTCACAGGCCTTCTTCACAATGGACGCGGGGCTGCGCCCGGAGGGACACCACGGCGAACTGGTCCGCACACTCGACGCGCACATCGCCTACTACCAGCGGTGGGCGAAAACCTGGGAGTTTCAGGCATTGCTGAAAGCCCGGCCGGCCGCCGGCGATCCCGAGCTCGGTCGGCAGTACGTGGCGGCGTTGACGCCGATGGTGTGGCAAGCGTGCGAGCGTGAGGATTTCGTGTCCGAAGTCCGCGCGATGCGCCGACGGGTGGAACAGTCGGTGCCCGCCGAACTCCGCGACCGCGAGCTCAAACTCGGCAGCGGTGGACTGCGTGATGTCGAGTTCGCGGTACAGCTGTTGCAACTGGTTCACGGCCGCACGGACGAATCGCTGCACGTGGCGTCCACGGTGGATGCTCTGGGGGCGCTGGGAGCCGGCGGGTACATCGGGCGTGAGGATGCGGAGAACCTGAGAGCCTCCTACGAGTTCCTGCGGCTGCTCGAGCACCGACTGCAGCTGCAGCGACTGAAACGGACGCACCTGCTGCCACGGTTCGACGACGACGAAGCACTGCGCTGGCTGGCGCGTGCGGCCCATATCCTTCCCGATGGGACACGCGACGCGCAGGGAGTCCTGCGTGAGGAGCTGCGGCGGCACCACCTGCGGGTATCACGGCTGCACGCCAAACTTTTTTATCAGCCACTGCTCGAATCCATCGGGCCACCCGGGCTGGAATTCACCCACGGGATGACACCCGCTGCGGCGGAGCGGCAATTGGCCGCACTCGGTTACGAGGGCCCGCAAAGCGCGCTGAGTCACCTGGCCGCGTTGATTGGTCAAAGCGGCCGCCGGGGACGCGTGCAGGCGGTCTTGCTGCCCAAGCTGCTGGACTGGTTGTCCGACACTCCCGATCCCGACGGCGGTCTGCTGGCCTACCGCCGGCTCAGCGAGGCGCTGGCCGGGCAGCGCTGGTTTCTGCCCACGCTGCGCGATGAAAGCGCGGTGGCCAAGCGGCTGATGCGGGTGTTGGGCACCTCGGCCTATGTCCCGGAACTGCTCATGCGCGCGCCCGAGGTCATCCAGCAGTATGGGGACGGGCCATCCGGCCCCAAGTTGCTTGACGTCGAGCCCGGTGCGTTAGCACCGTCGCTCGTCGCGTCGGCGAGTCGGCATCCCGACCCGGTGCGGGCCATCGCCGCCATCCGCGCACTGCGTCGCCGCGAGCTGGCCCGGATCGCCTCGGCGGATCTGCTCGGCATGCTCGATGTCAGGCACGTGTGCAAAGCGCTGACCGCGATGGGCACCGCCGCGCTGCAAGCCGCCCTGGACGTGGTGGTGCGGGCCAATCTCGCTGATGGCCGTCGCGCGCCGGCAGCTATCGCGGTCATCGGGATGGGCCGGCTCGGGGGCGGGGAAATGGGCTACGGGTCGGATGCAGACGTGATGTTCGTCTGCGAACCAGCCGGTGGCGCCGATGATTCGGCGGCGGTGCGCTGGTCGACGTCGGTCGCCGAGCAGATGCGGGCGCTGTTAGGAGCGCCCAGCGCCGACCCGCCGATGTATGTCGATGCCAACCTGCGGCCCGAAGGGCGCAGCGGTCCGCTGGTGCGCACGCTGGGAGCCTATGAGGCCTACTATGCGCAGTGGGCGCAGCCGTGGGAGATTCAGGCCCTACTGCGGGCATCCTGGGTCGCCGGCGACGCAGATCTGGGCCAGCGATTCTTGCGGATGGCCGACAAGACACGTTATCCCCCCGGGGGCGTATCGGCTGAGGCGGTGCGCCAGATTCGCCGCATGAAAGCACGTGTCGATGCTGAGCGGCTGCCGCGCGGTGCTGATCCGAATACCCATACCAAGCTGGGCCGTGGGGGACTGGCTGATATTGAGTGGACTGTGCAGCTGCTGCAGCTGTTGCACGCGCACGAGTTTCCCGAGCTGCGCAACACGTCGACAGTGGAAACCCTCGACGCCATCGCCGCGGCCGGGCTGCTCGCCGAGGACGACGTGGATCTGCTGCGGCAGGCCTGGCTGACCGCGACACGGGCCCGCAACGCGCTGGTCCTGGTGCGCGGCAAGCCCACCGACCAGCTACCGGGTCCCGGGCGCCAGCTCAACGCCGTCGCCGCCGCCGCGGGTTGGCACAGCGGTGACGGTGGCGAATTCCTGGACCACTATCTGCGAGTAACCCGGCGCGCAAAAGCGGTCGTGCGCAGGGTGTTCGGCGGTTGA
- a CDS encoding PaaI family thioesterase: MDPTLEAISAEEYDRLTSLYGPLTDAVRDLIDATIRTDADENTLREARAAIAAVTDALRAGQLRTRPEVRIGADGRPVVWSNAVIGLRNPIAPPLTVNHDAPGRCWSEFSLGAAYEGPPGLVHGGVCALVLDHMLGEAASEGLTKPLFTGTITVRYLRGTPLGELRAEAEIDRAEAVKTFVRGHLSDASGITAEAEGVFVRPSWAREAS, encoded by the coding sequence GTGGACCCAACGTTGGAGGCCATCAGCGCCGAGGAATACGACCGACTGACATCGTTATATGGCCCGCTAACCGATGCGGTCCGCGATCTGATCGACGCCACCATCCGTACCGACGCCGACGAAAACACCCTCCGGGAGGCGCGGGCTGCGATCGCGGCGGTCACCGACGCATTGCGCGCCGGTCAGCTCCGCACCCGGCCGGAGGTGCGCATCGGGGCCGATGGCCGCCCCGTGGTGTGGAGTAACGCGGTGATCGGCCTGCGCAACCCGATCGCGCCTCCGCTGACGGTCAATCACGACGCGCCTGGCCGCTGCTGGAGTGAGTTTTCTCTCGGGGCAGCCTACGAAGGCCCACCCGGTCTGGTGCACGGCGGCGTGTGCGCTCTGGTGCTCGATCACATGCTCGGTGAGGCGGCCAGCGAAGGACTGACCAAACCGCTGTTCACCGGAACCATCACCGTCAGATACCTGCGTGGCACCCCTCTGGGTGAGCTGCGCGCCGAAGCGGAAATTGACCGCGCAGAGGCTGTCAAAACGTTTGTCCGAGGCCACCTTTCAGATGCCTCAGGGATAACTGCCGAAGCGGAGGGAGTTTTCGTGCGGCCGTCGTGGGCGCGGGAAGCGTCGTGA
- a CDS encoding TIGR03619 family F420-dependent LLM class oxidoreductase, giving the protein MKYYISSAFLDTREIIEVAKAADDLGYDGVGIPDHVVNLETLRTPYPYTKDGQRRWQPFTDWPDPWVLIGALAQVTTRLRFVTTVYVPAMRNPYSAAKAIGTAAFLAEGRVELGVGVGWCAEEFALMGEQFEDRGRRTDEILDLMRALWEPGWTEFDGEFYHTPRLEMQPTPPRIPIYVGGLSELALRRAARNDGWIGDLIKTDRAIGVARRLRTLRTENDLPLDDFTILTPLTDAFTIGDYRRAEDAGITGILTMPWMFYTGAGATLSEKIDGMRRLRKDLALDA; this is encoded by the coding sequence GTGAAGTACTACATCAGCAGCGCCTTCCTCGATACCCGCGAGATCATCGAGGTCGCCAAGGCCGCCGACGACCTCGGTTACGACGGTGTCGGTATCCCCGACCACGTCGTCAACCTGGAAACTCTGCGCACCCCGTACCCGTACACCAAAGACGGGCAGCGGCGCTGGCAGCCGTTTACCGACTGGCCCGATCCGTGGGTACTGATCGGGGCGCTGGCGCAGGTGACCACTCGGCTACGGTTCGTCACCACCGTGTACGTCCCGGCGATGCGCAATCCCTACTCCGCGGCCAAAGCCATTGGTACCGCTGCGTTTCTGGCTGAGGGCCGGGTTGAGCTCGGCGTCGGTGTGGGGTGGTGCGCGGAGGAATTCGCGCTGATGGGTGAACAGTTCGAGGACCGCGGCAGACGCACCGACGAAATACTGGATTTGATGCGAGCGCTGTGGGAACCCGGCTGGACGGAGTTCGACGGCGAGTTCTACCACACCCCACGGCTGGAGATGCAACCCACACCGCCGCGGATACCGATCTATGTCGGTGGGCTCAGCGAGCTTGCGCTCCGCCGTGCCGCCCGCAACGACGGCTGGATCGGGGATTTGATCAAGACCGACCGGGCTATCGGGGTGGCGCGCCGACTGCGCACGCTGCGCACCGAAAACGACTTGCCGCTCGACGATTTCACCATCCTGACTCCGCTCACCGATGCTTTCACCATCGGCGACTACCGGCGCGCTGAGGACGCTGGCATCACCGGCATTCTCACCATGCCGTGGATGTTCTATACCGGCGCCGGCGCCACCTTGTCGGAAAAGATCGACGGTATGCGGCGCTTGCGCAAGGATCTCGCGCTCGATGCGTGA
- a CDS encoding phospholipase C produces MSNSPFDGMSRREFIAKVTAAGGTAMLAAWAAPIIDKAYAMPVPSGSLQSIQHIVLFMQENHSFDNYFGTRYAVNGFGHDPNNPPPVFRQRGWAPSPTGGRPTDFNNPSLYTLPFRLNTTRGPSLDGECVNDPDHTWIGMHKAWNGGANDMWLPNSIRAVGPRNAPAVMGYYTRADLPVHYMLADKFTICDNYFCSVLGPTIPNRLYWLSATIDPEGNFGGPIVETPGIWPNFKYSWEIMPQALDQAQVSWKVYNSHDVGPINRVLYNGLVSAFKQARDIRSSLWRNGIAPRYPSDFAADVAANRLPQVSWVIGPLLQCEHPALPVSLGGTGIVNVLRILLSNPQVWEKTALIVTYDENGGFFDHVTPPTAPPGTAGEYIPQSIVSNVPDSGGISGPIGLGYRVPCLVISPFSRGGRVDSTVYDHTSQLRLIETRFGVQVPNLTSWRRATTGDMTNAFDFSTFDPGRPYLDTPTLDALPKLPQCVPNVVTGFLDKGTPYRVPYPQQMPVQETGPPA; encoded by the coding sequence ATGAGCAACAGCCCGTTTGACGGCATGTCCCGAAGGGAGTTTATCGCCAAAGTCACCGCCGCGGGGGGCACTGCGATGCTCGCGGCATGGGCGGCACCCATTATCGACAAGGCCTACGCAATGCCGGTGCCATCGGGTTCACTGCAAAGCATCCAGCACATAGTTCTGTTCATGCAGGAAAACCATTCATTCGACAACTATTTCGGAACCCGGTACGCGGTTAACGGATTCGGCCACGATCCGAATAATCCACCGCCGGTTTTCCGGCAGCGCGGCTGGGCACCGTCACCGACCGGCGGCCGACCCACCGACTTCAACAACCCTAGCTTGTACACATTGCCATTCCGGCTCAACACCACCCGAGGCCCGAGCCTGGACGGCGAATGCGTCAACGACCCCGACCACACCTGGATCGGCATGCACAAGGCGTGGAACGGCGGCGCCAACGATATGTGGTTGCCCAACTCGATCCGCGCCGTAGGTCCCCGCAACGCGCCGGCCGTCATGGGCTACTACACGCGCGCAGACCTGCCCGTGCACTATATGCTGGCCGATAAGTTCACTATCTGCGATAACTATTTCTGCTCAGTGCTGGGACCTACGATTCCCAATCGGCTGTACTGGCTCAGCGCGACAATCGACCCAGAGGGTAACTTCGGCGGCCCGATTGTGGAAACACCAGGAATTTGGCCGAATTTCAAGTATTCCTGGGAAATCATGCCGCAGGCCCTCGACCAGGCGCAAGTGAGCTGGAAAGTTTACAACAGCCACGATGTCGGGCCGATCAACCGTGTCCTTTACAACGGATTGGTCAGTGCATTCAAGCAAGCCCGGGATATCAGATCGAGCTTGTGGAGAAACGGCATCGCGCCCAGATATCCGTCGGACTTCGCCGCTGACGTCGCGGCCAACCGCCTCCCGCAAGTGTCATGGGTGATTGGCCCCCTGCTTCAATGCGAGCATCCGGCGCTGCCGGTGTCCCTCGGCGGTACCGGCATCGTCAATGTGCTGCGGATCCTGCTGTCCAACCCGCAGGTTTGGGAGAAAACGGCGCTCATCGTCACCTATGACGAGAACGGCGGATTTTTCGACCACGTCACCCCACCGACCGCTCCTCCCGGTACCGCCGGTGAGTACATCCCGCAGTCCATCGTCAGCAATGTGCCGGACTCAGGCGGGATCAGCGGGCCGATCGGCTTGGGCTACCGGGTCCCATGCCTGGTCATCTCACCGTTCAGCCGGGGCGGGCGAGTCGATTCGACCGTCTACGATCACACCTCGCAGCTGCGGCTCATCGAGACCCGGTTCGGAGTGCAGGTGCCGAACCTGACCTCCTGGCGGCGGGCGACCACAGGCGACATGACAAACGCATTCGACTTCAGCACGTTCGACCCGGGCCGTCCCTACCTCGACACACCCACCCTGGATGCGCTGCCGAAACTCCCACAGTGTGTGCCCAATGTCGTCACCGGCTTTTTGGATAAAGGCACGCCGTATCGGGTGCCGTACCCCCAGCAGATGCCGGTGCAGGAGACCGGTCCGCCCGCCTAG
- a CDS encoding cytochrome P450, which translates to MAAPVDQMSSLHDLPHARVWSAARDVPALLWPGAASSALGRLGERVVVDVPLLPPLLFTSSIADVRALLIDPEDNFSFGQVLRRLTAHDVIFGTDTLSFLEGAQHRAERKLVSPPYHGRALKSYEDAIAAVMRKHLERLPVGSPISFLKIGYQLAVDVMMSVVFGAAEPGATADLEQAMYGWFKALESPAFQGLSALGVFTGGHALPYLPLRRHEKAVDAILLKEIANRRAGRGYSDNGLIEHMLQVNAQSENPKDDATLARELRGTVLAGYETTAVTLAWIAEFVSHNPRVLDELQRSIEAGDDCYLDAVIYEVMRLRPAVPGTARRVLRDTVLNGIALPRGTVVVIPFLAVHERPDIYDDPLAFRPERFLNTPPGTYTWLPFGGGAHRCLGAKLATFEARVLFRTLLQHRSLTALPGPPARAHPIRPMLMPINRATVILQHR; encoded by the coding sequence ATGGCGGCCCCTGTTGATCAGATGTCCAGCCTGCACGACTTGCCGCACGCCCGGGTGTGGTCGGCCGCGAGAGACGTTCCGGCATTGTTGTGGCCCGGGGCGGCCAGCTCTGCTTTGGGCCGCCTCGGCGAGCGGGTTGTCGTCGACGTGCCGCTCCTACCGCCGCTGCTGTTCACCAGTTCGATTGCCGACGTGCGGGCGTTATTGATCGACCCGGAAGACAACTTCTCGTTCGGGCAGGTCTTGCGGCGTCTGACGGCCCACGATGTGATATTCGGTACCGACACGTTGAGTTTCCTCGAAGGTGCGCAGCATCGCGCGGAGCGCAAGTTGGTGTCACCGCCCTACCATGGCCGGGCTCTGAAGTCCTATGAGGATGCGATTGCCGCCGTGATGCGAAAGCACCTCGAGCGGCTGCCGGTCGGCTCGCCGATCAGCTTTCTCAAGATTGGCTACCAGCTTGCCGTCGATGTGATGATGTCGGTGGTCTTCGGCGCCGCCGAGCCCGGCGCGACAGCTGACCTTGAGCAGGCGATGTACGGGTGGTTCAAGGCTCTGGAAAGCCCTGCTTTTCAAGGTCTCAGTGCGCTCGGCGTGTTCACCGGCGGGCACGCCCTTCCCTATCTTCCGCTCCGCCGACACGAGAAGGCAGTTGACGCAATCCTTCTCAAAGAGATCGCCAACCGCCGAGCCGGGCGAGGCTACTCGGACAATGGCCTGATTGAGCACATGCTTCAGGTGAATGCCCAAAGTGAAAATCCCAAGGATGACGCCACGTTGGCCCGGGAGCTGCGCGGAACCGTTCTCGCGGGATACGAGACCACGGCGGTGACGTTAGCGTGGATCGCCGAGTTTGTCAGCCACAACCCCCGGGTCTTGGACGAGTTGCAGCGCAGCATCGAGGCGGGTGACGACTGCTATTTGGATGCGGTGATTTACGAGGTGATGCGCCTGCGGCCGGCCGTTCCCGGTACCGCGCGGCGAGTGTTGCGCGACACCGTTTTGAACGGCATCGCCCTGCCCCGGGGCACGGTGGTCGTGATCCCTTTTCTGGCTGTGCACGAACGGCCCGATATTTACGACGACCCGCTGGCGTTCCGGCCGGAGAGGTTCCTGAACACCCCGCCGGGAACCTACACATGGCTGCCGTTCGGCGGCGGGGCTCATCGGTGTCTGGGCGCCAAGCTGGCCACCTTCGAGGCCCGGGTGTTATTCCGGACCCTGCTGCAGCACCGGTCACTGACCGCGTTGCCGGGGCCGCCCGCTCGAGCGCATCCGATTCGACCGATGCTGATGCCGATCAACCGGGCCACAGTCATCCTTCAGCACCGATAA
- a CDS encoding transposase gives MSQWTWCPGRNPAAGSSCTHWVVERTNSWINHCRRIDRHYQTTLAARKGFRHLSQIALLLRRLDRSQLFDTL, from the coding sequence GTGTCACAGTGGACGTGGTGTCCGGGCCGAAACCCGGCCGCGGGTTCATCGTGCACCCACTGGGTAGTCGAACGCACCAACAGCTGGATCAACCACTGCCGCCGCATCGACCGCCACTACCAAACCACCCTCGCCGCCCGCAAAGGCTTCCGCCACCTCAGCCAAATCGCTCTGCTGCTCCGACGACTCGACCGCAGCCAGTTGTTCGACACGCTTTGA